One Stratiformator vulcanicus genomic window, GAGCTTGGTTCGCGGACTCGAGCGAGTTCGCGGGGACCAATTGTCCCAATTTAAGACCGAGCTAATGCGAATAAACGGGCTAGCACTTCGTCTTCGGCCGCTTGAACTGCTACTGCTTGGCCGCCGCATTCGCCCGAAAAATCTCTTCTTGAACCGGGCCTACGACCTCAAGCACCTTGGTCAGCACCATCGCGGGCGATCCCATCGCATCGATCGAATTGATCATTTCATCGGGGTAGCAATTCAGGACGGGCGCGGTGTCCTGCTCGTACACGTTGAACCGATGGCGGATGATCGATTCGTTGGCATCATCGACGCGACTCTCACGAATCGCACGGCGTTTGATGCGGTCGACCATCTGATCGAGGTCGAGGCAGGTCAGGTGGACGACCGCCCGCACGTCGATGACTTCCGAAATCATCTCCGCCTGATGCACGTTTCGCGGAATGCCGTCGAGGATCAGGAGGTCTTCGCGGGGCTTGAACCGCGAGAGGAAGATATAGGCTTCAAGGGCCTTGCGCCAGATTTTGACCGTGAGGTCATCGGGGACGAGTTCCCCCTTCGAAATATACTTGTATATCACCTGCCCTTCGTCCGATTCG contains:
- a CDS encoding adenylate kinase family protein, which translates into the protein MSQNGRYKAALLFGAPGVGKGTQGKILGLVPGFFHLSSGDVFRSIDIESDEGQVIYKYISKGELVPDDLTVKIWRKALEAYIFLSRFKPREDLLILDGIPRNVHQAEMISEVIDVRAVVHLTCLDLDQMVDRIKRRAIRESRVDDANESIIRHRFNVYEQDTAPVLNCYPDEMINSIDAMGSPAMVLTKVLEVVGPVQEEIFRANAAAKQ